The Amaranthus tricolor cultivar Red isolate AtriRed21 chromosome 6, ASM2621246v1, whole genome shotgun sequence genome has a segment encoding these proteins:
- the LOC130815639 gene encoding uncharacterized protein LOC130815639: MLQFEVGDKVFLKVSPTRGVQRFGVREKLSPKFIRPFEILRRVGEVAYELALPPSLAKVHNVFHVSQLRKYVHVPSHMLAYEPLLINESLAYEERPIRILDTRVKELRNSRILLVKVLWSNHGVKEATWEKEADIREQYPSIFGKF, encoded by the coding sequence ATGTTGCAATTCGAGGTTGGCGACAAGGTATTCCTTAAGGTTTCACCTACGAGAGGTGTCCAGCGTTTTGGGGTTCGAGAAAAGTTGAGTCCAAAGTTCATTAGACCTTTTGAGATCCTAAGAAGAGTCGGAGAAGTTGcttatgagttggctttacctCCGAGTTTggcaaaagttcataatgtgtttcatgtttcacagttgaggaaATACGTTCATGTTCCATCACATATGCTAGCCTATGAACCACTTCTAATCAATGAGTCCTTAGCCTATGAAGAGAGACCTATCAGGATTTTGGACACTCGAGTAAAGGAATTGAGGAACTCTAGGATCCTGTTAGTCAAGGTTCTGTGGTCAAACCACGGAGTCAAGGAAGCTACTTGGGAGAAAGAGGCAGACATAAGAGAGCAATACCCTAGCATTTTCGGTAAGTTCTAG